One segment of Tamlana crocina DNA contains the following:
- the pckA gene encoding phosphoenolpyruvate carboxykinase (ATP): protein MEKKAKVKRTVSLENYGIKNATVRYQLSPDELHKITIEKGQGVEASSGALAVNTGEFTGRSPQDRFIVKDKITEDKIWWGNINIPFDGDAFDALYREVTDYLSNKEIFVRDCYACADENYKMNIRVINEYPWSNLFAYNMFLRPVEEDIKRFEPEWTVVNAPGFRANPDEDGTRQHNFAILNFTKKIALIGGTGYTGEIKKGIFSALNFILPVEKNTLPMHCSANVGKKGDTAIFFGLSGTGKTTLSTDPNRSLIGDDEHGWTSENSVFNFEGGCYAKVINLSRDNEPEIYAAIKKGAILENVILDKDGNVDFADTSITQNTRVSYPIHHIENIKIPSIGKNPKNIFFLTADAFGVIPPISKLTPSQAAYHFISGYTAKVAGTEAGVVEPVPSFSACFGAPFMPLHPSKYAEMLSKKMIDAGVNVWLVNTGWTGGPYGVGKRMELKYTRAMINAVLNGDLGLYNYDDYHIHSVFGVAQPRSCPGVPTSVLSPRATWNDDEAYYTTAFKLTNAFRNNFKKFEAHCSEEIRRGGPQRYAF, encoded by the coding sequence ATGGAAAAAAAAGCCAAGGTAAAGCGAACGGTTTCATTAGAAAATTACGGTATTAAAAATGCAACGGTAAGATATCAACTGTCGCCCGATGAGTTGCACAAAATTACTATAGAAAAGGGGCAAGGTGTTGAGGCTTCTTCTGGGGCGTTGGCCGTGAATACAGGAGAGTTTACGGGGCGGTCACCGCAAGATCGGTTTATTGTAAAGGATAAAATAACCGAAGATAAAATTTGGTGGGGCAACATTAATATTCCGTTTGATGGGGATGCCTTCGATGCGCTTTACAGAGAAGTAACAGATTATTTGTCCAACAAAGAGATTTTTGTGCGCGATTGTTACGCTTGCGCCGATGAAAATTATAAAATGAATATTCGTGTTATTAACGAATATCCTTGGAGCAACCTGTTTGCATACAATATGTTTTTGCGTCCCGTTGAGGAAGATATAAAACGTTTTGAGCCCGAGTGGACGGTTGTGAATGCGCCAGGTTTTAGAGCCAATCCGGATGAAGATGGCACACGCCAGCATAATTTTGCGATTTTGAACTTTACAAAAAAAATAGCCCTTATTGGCGGAACGGGTTACACGGGCGAAATTAAAAAAGGTATCTTTTCGGCGTTGAATTTTATCCTTCCGGTAGAAAAAAACACATTGCCCATGCACTGTAGTGCGAATGTTGGAAAAAAAGGGGATACCGCAATTTTCTTTGGGCTTTCGGGTACTGGGAAAACGACGCTTTCAACTGATCCGAACCGCAGTTTAATCGGTGATGATGAACACGGGTGGACTTCTGAAAATTCGGTGTTTAATTTTGAAGGCGGATGCTATGCCAAAGTCATCAATCTGTCGAGAGATAACGAACCTGAAATTTACGCTGCCATTAAAAAAGGGGCTATTCTCGAAAATGTGATTTTAGATAAGGACGGGAATGTAGATTTTGCGGATACCTCCATTACCCAAAATACGAGAGTTAGTTACCCCATCCATCATATCGAAAACATTAAAATTCCTTCCATCGGTAAAAATCCAAAGAATATATTCTTTTTAACGGCCGATGCTTTTGGTGTTATTCCGCCCATTTCAAAATTAACACCTAGCCAAGCGGCCTATCATTTTATTTCGGGCTATACGGCTAAGGTAGCAGGAACCGAAGCAGGCGTGGTGGAGCCTGTGCCTTCATTTTCGGCCTGTTTTGGAGCGCCTTTTATGCCATTGCACCCCTCGAAGTATGCCGAAATGTTGAGCAAAAAAATGATTGATGCCGGTGTAAATGTTTGGTTGGTCAATACCGGTTGGACTGGCGGACCTTATGGCGTTGGCAAACGCATGGAACTCAAATACACCCGAGCTATGATAAACGCAGTTTTAAATGGCGATTTAGGACTTTACAATTACGACGATTACCATATACATTCGGTTTTTGGAGTGGCACAGCCTCGCAGTTGTCCGGGGGTACCAACCAGCGTACTAAGTCCAAGGGCTACTTGGAACGACGATGAAGCTTACTACACAACGGCATTTAAATTAACCAATGCTTTTAGAAACAACTTTAAAAAGTTTGAAGCCCATTGTAGTGAGGAAATTAGGCGTGGCGGCCCACAGCGCTATGCGTTTTAA
- a CDS encoding DUF423 domain-containing protein gives MSKKVLITASALGGLSIVLGAFGAHALKALISVESQNSFEIGVRYQMYHALFLLFVAVVPNISEKTKNIMANLVLLGVILFSGSIYLLSTNVLTAFNFKTIGFVTPIGGLLLIAAWIVLLVNVIKIRKSE, from the coding sequence ATGAGTAAAAAAGTTTTAATTACGGCCTCTGCTTTGGGGGGATTAAGTATCGTTTTAGGGGCTTTTGGCGCCCATGCTTTAAAGGCGTTGATTTCTGTGGAGTCGCAAAACAGTTTTGAAATTGGCGTAAGGTATCAAATGTACCACGCTTTGTTTTTGCTGTTTGTTGCTGTGGTTCCGAATATTTCTGAAAAAACTAAAAATATAATGGCGAATTTGGTGCTACTGGGCGTGATTTTATTTTCGGGCTCCATTTATTTGCTATCAACAAACGTTTTAACCGCATTCAATTTTAAAACTATTGGCTTTGTAACACCCATTGGCGGACTCCTTTTAATAGCGGCGTGGATAGTGTTATTGGTGAACGTTATCAAAATCAGAAAAAGCGAATAA